The DNA region TTTATACAGGCTGTAGCCTGTAGTTGAGTTTGTGTTCAAACAGTGGCCCGTTTGTTTGCTGTTCAGCTCTACCACGCGGTGGTCTCCCTCGAATACTGTGTTGTGCTATgcgtattatattatattgtgaCATGAAGCAgcgtaatttttattttttttttataacaaactaTGATGTTGTATTGTAAgtgatttattattgtttagatAAAATAACCATGAATTATACAAATTCATTATAAGATTTTTAGTAGCTATGTTGATAAAAATACCACGgctaacattttaaatttgaaatgtcacgtgaatttaatataatttgtgtacttgtatttattttaatttaaaattcctgcaaaatcaacttttttatatatatcatatcatgaATAGCATATAACAAGGTAAAATACTTATTGTTAATATTCTTAATTATATGCATttaccatgaaaaaataaatgcaagttTGTTCTCGATAAagattatagtatttatttttgtggataTAAGATTTACACTTCACGGTATAAAATAACTATACTTCAAATATTTGAATGGATGTCGAGGTAAGTATGCCCTCATTTCTTCTCTGAAAAGTCGAGatccaaaaaatcattttttatccgATTCCAGACCAAAATACCCTGAAAATATCGTAAGAATCCTGCTTGACTTATAACAGCCTCAGATAACAaacctgtaaaaaaaatttacaatcaaCTTGTGATGTAAAAATTTCCCAAGATCAAATATACCATTCTATACATGTAGAATAACAAAATACATAGCGGTGAAACTTTCCTCGTAGAATAgaatttattaacataaaaatagattttttatagtCAAACTTAGAATTAGCTAACTCTCTCTCCATTTTTTAAagcatggattaaaaaaaatataaaattttggatcgaaataagttttttaaaacacaaaaaactgaaaaatcagaAATTATAGAGCAGCAGaccaaattaaactttttatacaGACTTTGAAGTCGACACCTgttttccaacttttttttgctttaggCTAGTTTGTTTTGCATCTGCTTTTGTGTTTGCGgtgtaaaaaatatagtaagGTGTTTGGTAATTATAAAAACTGCATTTTATACTGCggaactaataaaaaattgagtttgaaacgtaatttttacttgtttttttaattgagtttcgtaaaatattatttattttcacgtttcaaaagcgttttttaaaaaatttgataattttttatatttttttatttgctttattaatatttttttgtgtttttatattattttaatgcgttgatatcaaaaatatttttttaaaaataaaaatacattattttaatgcatttctaagtaaaaacactttaaaaagcaaccgcaaccacacaactaccaaatatttttttacatgttttttgctGTAAATAAACTATAACCagaatttttaccaaacacttATCTAAATCTAACTAATCTCAgctaaccatatttttttgaacttatttttttttcaaattataaccaCAAAAgttacctaaaaaataaatacactcttaaaaaatctgaattaaataGATATGaacttggcaaaaaaaaaaaaaaaaagagttaatcgGGATGAAAACAATTGaatgatcaaaatgaaaaaattaactgCAGCAATCCAAATTGTTAAAGCATGCATAGGGTATGTGGCTGCTATGTTTTTTCcgtctagtttttttcttaaactattCTAAAACAAATAGGTAATGAGCATGAtaattaaccgaaaaaaaaagagagagagaagatttTACTTATTCCCtctcaagatattatttattgggatagtgttttttttttcttttctctgtttaatttatatattttttttttatcttttaacattaagttTATCAGAGAttgaactttatattttttttttaatttattttttatgaggttattataATCTCATAATCTAGAATGTGAATTTAGTAAGGCAATTTatttaactcgagtttttttctcttgttctaattgatttcaatctcatctctCAATATTGGATAagattcatgatttatttatgttaCTTTCTATGGGGTTATCCTTGTCTTATGACTTGTGTTACGGGTTCGATgagttaacccaagttgactcgagttgttttttgtgtttttttttaagttaattttttatttttaatttcatcattcaatattatattcattgagggttgatatttataattttttgcaaattattttttacgaaGCTATCATAGTCTCATAATCTAGACCACGAGTTTGTTGATTTAACTTggttggcttgatttttttaccCCTTATCTTAATTAACTTCTTTCTCtctaaatttcatcattcaatggtgggttgattgaaaattaagttttataatttgttttatttttttttatgaaataattattgttttatgacTCAGGTTACAAGTTTGACGGATTAACCTTGAttgactcgagttattttttttatatataatgtttttttttttcatttcatgttttatgatttcattttgTGGCTGGCGGTTAAGAGGAAGCTTCACACTCGTGATAGGCTTCGGTTCCTGGATATTGACCCTTTGTGTGTTTTCTGCCGGCTTGATCAAGAGTCCCaccatcatttatttttcagttggtGGTTTAGTTAGTTAACTTTGCAGTTGGTGGTCTTACTTGACTTTCTTGTCACGCTACCATTGGGCCGATCAAAAATTACTCAAATGGATAATCTCGAAAAAGCAAATTACTCTCTCACTTTCCTTGTTTGAAGGTTCGATTGGATTTTTCTGAGGATAATTATGAGAACCCACATGAAGTTTCTCTGCCCTCTCCAGTTCATGTCATGGTTTGTCCACTCTACTACAGACGAAAGCCAGTCTCAATTGAGATGAAATTTACGATCTTTTGAAGGTGATTGATGACTAATACAGTCTTCTCTGCTGGTCAATTTGGCTGTTGGAATGTGGAGAGACTAATCGAATTTCTCCTAGCTGTTTGCAGAGTTTTAATTTGCTGTTCAACGTCGATTTCCGCCAGCTTGGATCCACATGGATCTTTGCAAACACCATGAGATGTTAATTCTGGGTCTAACCCTTAATAACAGGactgttttcttaattttatttttatcattaacttTCTGGGTAATTAGTTGGTATTATTCTATACaaataattcaaatcaaattaagttGAACTATACTGCATGCGCGCAGTTAAAAGAAATGATTTACTAGAATCCCAGAGACCAAACGCCCGCTTGTTCCCTTCAACTCTGCATGATTTTCAAAGCAGAAGGCAATCCAAAGTTTGTTGTTACAGTGGCTCGGATTGTCAGCTACATTCTTCTGTGAAGCAACATctgattcatttttattttggtgaaCCTTCCAGTTAAAGTTTTGATTCTGTCCTAATGTATCTTTAGCTTTATGTGCACTGTAGGCCCCCCTCTCTGTCTGTTTTTTCGAGAAGACATAAAGGGCTCTCTTTAATTCACCagaagcatttttaaaaaaaatttatttcacaaATTTGGAGTGTGATCACATTCAGGAACAACTGTTTTTGATTTGCTAGTCTTAAGAGCTTCAAAGATGATGGATCAAATATACGTCGAATTAAAGGAGCAATCAAATCAAGATTACACCTCGATAACATACATCCAATTTCAAAGTTTCATGTATTGCTGGTGTACGACAGACTTTTTGATCAACTATTAGAATCTGGCTTTCAACTTCCTCGCCATGAACAACTAAAcaacttcaaaaaagaaaagcaacttCAGATATGCCACCAGCGGCTTCAGTCCAAGGGAGATTCAAGCTCAGTTTGCCAAAGCCAcctcagcaaaaaaaaaaaaacaaaaaaaaaaaaacaaaaaaaaacaaaaaaaaacaaaaaaaaaaacaaaaaaaaaacaaaaaaatataaaaaacaaaaacaatatatatataaaaaaaatgaaataaaataaaatagcataaaaataataaaaataaaaataaataaaaaataaaaattaaaaaaaatagaaataaataaaaataaataaataaaaataaataaataaataaaaaaataaagaaacactTCTCTGGAGATGCGTTGGAGTATGATAAGAAATTCCCCCCGCCTTTAACCTCAATCTTTACACAAGTCTCAGCTTCAGAATCAAAATACTCCAGTTCTTGAATTATGCCACCACTATTAAACATGTTGGTCAGTCCAATAGGAGCAAATTTGATACTGTTGCCTAGCTTCTTGACGGGCACAAAGCCCTTGCTCCTTTTCTCTTGGGGGTCCCATCCAGCTCCTTGGCAGTTGAAAGCTCCGATCACACCTCCATGCTGggttttatgaaatataattaatttataattaaatttgaatcgATATTATAACAACTCCTtaaccaagataaaataataatctcatgtcaactgaaaaacaaaataattaacttttttcctctctcaatTCATCCtttcttcacttgattcttctttATATTAGAGTTTTATAAGTTATACTTTGTAaatttataaggttattttcttacattttctattttttttccttggatttttttttatgttttccctttcttctctcttgccttttcttttctttccttttctattctGCTTCTTTTCAGtcagcaacatatataaaaaaggaagagcttatttgttttattttttaatggcaaataattattttacccttaatgagttgttttgcttttatttgacagttttattttttaatggcaaataattattttacccttaatgagttgttttgcttttatttgacagtttttttttgttagcattaCCAAGCTCCgttcattctaaaattttaaccagattttattcaatatattttaagatcccttataaaatttcagctcaatttaatagtcggattgaaaattacgttCAATAACGTAAAATtagtcaaattgtgatttttcattaaatttctaaatttcttcaaaaattctaaaattttaatccaaGTTAAAGTATTATATTACAAGGCTCTACgcaaatttgtaaaattttttgataacttaattaaaaattaaaattttattttatataaaactagtcAAAAAAATAGTGATAGGCTAGAGCCCACCCTAGCCCTCAGCACAGCTCCGCCCTTGGTTAAATAACGAAACATGTTGGAGTTTTTATCTAGAACTAGTCCTTCAagacaaaataaatgaataccTTGTTGAAGTTCCAAATCTTGAGAGTTGTTTTCTTGTCAAATAGAGGGTTCCGGAAGAGGCAATCCCTAGTGGGCAGGGCAAAATGTTGGCACCTGGGAATGGTACCATCAGGGTACACAAGTTTCTTGAGCAGTTCAAAATCATGACCACCGACGGAGTCACTCACGTAGACAGGTCCGCCACAAATAGCTCTTGAACCAGCATGAAACTTGGCACACAGATGGTCGGATTGGAACATATCCCAATCAGGTTGTATAATCTGACCCATCCACATGCTGTCGTAGGCACAATGGATCATATGGACCCCTTGTAACCAGAAATCGTCACCTGTAGCAAAAACGTGTCAGATCTCAGCTGCATGGTAaaaacaactagaaaaaaaacGTATAAAACTATAAAGGAGACCATTTGGTTAATTCTTTCTTACCCACTCCTCCCATGGACATCTGCTTTGTTCCTAGGAAGAAGAAATCATTGCATTGTTGCATGCTAGAGATGAGTCCAGATCCTTTCAAATTCCCCGCCAGGGAATCTGACAGGCCCTTGTAATAAGACTTTGCAAGCTCAACACGGCCTCCATATTCTTCAGACACATACTCAAGAGTCTGTGTTAGACAATTTAGATTTAGATACACGATAATTAAGGAACTCCAATATAGAATATCcaaatattcataaataaaaggaaatatgaAAAAGAGATGTATAAAGAAAGTCTCACATGCATGCCATCTACTTTCACTCCTGTAATGCCAACACTGGCAAGGTAGGAGTGCCTGGAATCATAGAAATCTCCTGCTTGGTCAGGCTGAACAAGACCAATACCGCCTTCAATGATCTTAACCACAGCGAGATCATTCATTGTCCCATCAAGACCACCAGACAGTTTGCAAGGAATGATCTTTGAATTCAAATGAGTAGCACCTGGCCTAACGCCACCCCAGGCACCACAGAGAGCATGCCACACATAAATATCATCCAACCCTTTAAACTTTGTCCTCAAATCTCTCGTGAAAGCTCTCATGCCATAACTGTCAGCCTTGCAAGAACAACTTCCAGAGCTCCCAGTGGAAACACTCTTTTCATCTCCACAGAACATGACATCCAGCTCTTGTTTCGACTTCTGAATTTTAGATTCAAAAGCAGACAAGTCAGTAACACCTGATTGGATTGCCTTATCTCGATCCTTCTCAGCATGCTCGAGTTCAATTGCCTTTGAGATAAGCATCTTTGGTTTCTTTGGATCAAATGAAGGAGGGTGAGGACCCAGCATAGACCCTCCCTTGTACTCTCTAAACTTCTCACATTCATCAAGCCTGTGAAGCCTGGCAGTCATTTGAGTCCCACCAAGAACAAGGTTTTTAGCATCCTCGTTCGGATTCTCACCATCAAAATTGATGCTTTGCCAGCCATCATCAATGAAAAGAAACCTTGGAGAGACACCACCCTCAACAAAATCATTCACACCATGCCATACACCGGCAGGCTCTACGGTTAAATAAAATGCATCCCAAGTGCACCACCCAAATTTATCAATAAGAGAAGGGGCAGCTTTCTCTTCCAAAAGCTTGAAGGTGTTGAGGTGGACCCTCAGTGCACTATAGGCCTCATTCATGATACGGTAAGGATTTTCAGACACATGAACATAAGCGATAGCATCAAAAGATGATGCTGTCACCTTAGTAGAACCGCTCTCAGCACAAATCATGACATGGCCATCAGTTCCAGGATGGAGAGCAGACCTAAGACTTCCATCAATGACGGGTATGATTATGACATAAGACCTTATTTCAGGAACATTAAGGAGAACCCATTGAGTTTCCATTTGCAAATCAGAACCAGAGTTACCCACCCACATGGTAGACCACCAAGTTTTGAATCTAAAGATGGACAAAAATTCCCTTCCCGTGAACTTACCAAGGGAGTTGATTAAGCGGTCTGACGGAGCCTCTTTGTGGAAACCCAGGAATCCGCCCTTGTGCGACAGAGCTTGGACACGCTGGAGCAGAGCAAGTGGAGCATCAGGGGGTTTCCAgatagaagaaaagaagggaGCAAAAGTCACGTTGCTTGGAACTTCAGAGAGCAATGGAAATCCCTTGACACTAAATTTCCCAGTCGACAAATCAAAGTATTTGTCTGAACTATCATCATGTTTACGAATGCTAAGAGGTGGACTAGCGGGATTTGGGGGAGCCATAGCAGAGGAAAACAGAGCAAAAACGGAGAGAgctaaaagaagaataaaatgttTGGAAGAATAACTAAAGGGAGGATTTTATGGAGTTCTGTAAGGAACTCTTATGGAAGAAAatcgttgaatttttttttcttatgaattacAAACTGTGAAAAGCAAGTGTATATCCTCTAGAATATATAAGATCTTGAGCTCAAAGTATATTTCTGCACAGAACTAGAAGGTGAAATCAGCAATATACAGTTAACAGATATAGAACTTGACACAGAATTATACGTGTAAACAATCTTAGACGGACTAGAGGCTTTGAAGAGACTTGAGATCACAcacgaaaacaaaaaactcgagagcacaaaagaaaaggctaatAAGCGCAGAAGAGGAGAATAATTGCTTGCATGTAAGGCAATGAacatatttatagattaaaaaatggaaTGGGTACGTGTACACAGaatcaatacaataaaattaataaatacaaatacaaatattgATGGAATATTTTTAGTGatatattacaataaattttattgaaataaatatttttttgatatatattgaaaaaattatagtagaaaaacaattaaaataaagctaaaaaatatgaTGACATGTTATTTATACTTACAGAATTTGCCTATGGTGTTAATACCATCGATAAAATTTATTCGTAATTTCGTTAGTAAACTGCTCACTTCTCTCCAATActattcatcatgtcaattacaatgATATCACCAACAAAAAATTCCGTCAGTATTTTTCAGAGAGCTCTAGAATTGTTCACTTCTCAATTGTattgttaattattgttatttacagACAAAGCACCGACGTATTGAAAACTCGTCAGTGTTATTTGGAtggtttttaaaactttttgattaaattgaaggtttaaattaaatattacatatgAAATCATGACGGATTGAAAAGGCATTGGTgatatttggattttttgaattttttttattaaattaaaaatccaaattaaatattacagacaaaatcaccgatgaaatgattaaaaatattaatatttaattatccatcGGTAAAACCGTCTGTAAAATATTCCAATAAAAAGACGAGAATCCCTCATTTCATAACAAACGATCctcgttttcttcttttctatatgtaaaaaacatcaacatcatttttttttctttcttcaactccttcttttcttctccatACTCAggtatgagttttttttttctcttattattttttttttaattaatatactttatgaatctgttattttttctcttctcaactTCACTCACAACTACATtaagataaaattgtttttcttttcatgtttttttgcattatatattttttattttatttttaaatttttttatgttcttaaaaataaatgcaagTTTGTTCTCGATAAAGATTATCtcattatagtattttttttttttgtggatatTAGGTTGAGAACATAAAATAACTATCCTTCAAATACTTCAATAGATATCGAGGTAAACAAGCACtaaattcttctttcttttaaaaaaactagaataaatacgaagaattttattttgaaaaaaaaattatacatttttttctatattttattagttttgaatttatcgttacaatttattaaaatattttttttttgaaatcattaCAGTCTCAGATAAACTTCCAAATATTgattgatgtttattttttacacacatttatttttgttattatatcactaaaaaaaaaataatctagaaaaacaaattttttaaacttagttGATTCTATCATTTGATTCATGGGTTTTATGAGTGAGGCCTCAGATCCTGAGTTGATCAAACATGTTaccatataaatattaaaaaatatatcttcttgatttttttaaaaaattaaatcatgcttTTTATTAGGTGTTTGAGTTGTCttttaacccatcaaatcaacCAAACCATACAAAGAGTCAACTTTTACGtgggttaattttaaactcaagttATGCAATGGGTCAAGTCGACAAGTTTCAAGATTGATTCATTGGGtctaatttaataacaataccaaatatttttctttttttatttttaaaaatatcatcttcatttttttttttcaattgaattctttttaatttttttaaatcaatcttATCCTTTAGTATTTTATGGTGTTTAAATTGGTTTCATTActtgtttcagtttgtttttttataaagttattacagtctcaaacaaaaatcataatatttataaatagttttttaaaatagtttttttcattgaaaatatattaaaataatttcattttagattttttaagattcttaacattaatttatcaaaactataaaatattaatttaaaacttgttttcaaattaaaatcactttaaaaaatatctaaaaataaaaacaaaagtataaAAGTTGTGACAAATAACCCCATCTTATAACTTATTAGCACATTGACTCGTGCTCTGTAGCAGGTCTGGCGGTCAAGAAGTCCTTTTTTAGGTATGGCTAGGCATCAAGGCCTAATGCTAAGAGAAAGAAATTCAATTCAACCTaacttcaaatgaaaaaaactttattatcactaaacttttatattatataaaaaaaatcttatcaatttattttctatttataatatgaaaaaaaaaatctaaagagaagaaaataaaattaaaaatatttggcgATTCCACCAAAACCCAACAactttttgcatgaaaacagcAAAAACAACTCtcccaacaatattttttatactagaaaaatagaaaagatgagGCTCTCATTACGCTACATAATTTATAGTGCAATGAATCTACaggtattatatatttttattccttttaaaatataatataacaaggggaaaaggtgaaaaaaaaaaataattttaaaactctttaTACATGCTGTAGCCTGTAGTTGAGTTTGTTTTCAAACAGTGGCCCGTTCGTTTATTGTTCGGTTCTACCACGCGGTGGTCTCCCTCGAATAGTGTGTTGTGCTATgcgtattatattatattatgaatcTGTGATATGAAGCAacgtaataaattatttttttaaataacaaatgttGTATTACaagtaatttattattatttagttaaaataaccataaattatacaaattcattataagatttttagtagctgtgataataaaaataccaccctaacattttaattttgaaatgtcacgtgagtttaatataatttttgtacttgtatttattttaatttaaaagtcctgcataatcaatttatttatatatatctcatATGAAGAATAGTACATAACAAGGTAAAATACTAATTGTTAATATTCTTAATTATATgtatttactataaaaaaataaatgcaagttTGTACTCGATAAATATTATCtcattatagtatttatttttgtggataTTAGGCtgagaaaattaaataactatCCTTCAAATACTTCAATGGATGTCGAGGTAAACAAGCACTAAATtcttctttcttaaaaaaaaaaaaacctagaataaATACGAAGAGTCTTAgttttaaacaaaaatgattcattttttttctctatattttattggttttgacctgatcattataatttgttaaaatattttttttttataaaatcattagAATCTGGAATGAACTTCcaaatatttgattgatatttattttttaaatacgtttatttttattattatatcactagaaaataatagtttagaaaaacaaattttttaaacttaatggATTCCATCATTTGAATCTCGGGTTTTATGAGTGAGGGCACAAAGCCTGAGTTAATCAAATATGttaccatatatatattaaaaaatatattttcttaattttttaaaaaagttaaatcttGCTTTGTATTGGGTGTTTGAGTTGTCTTTTAACTCATCAAGTCAACCAAACCATACAAAGAGTCAACTTTTATGTGGGTTATTTTTAAACTCAAGTTATGCAAGGGGTCAAGTTGACAAGTTTCAAGATTGATTCGTTGAGtctaatttaataacaataccaaatatttttctttttgtttaaataaaatctcatcttcattttttttgattgaattatttttaatttttttaaattaatcttatcatttagtattttattgtgtttaaattggttttcattacttactttagtttgttttttataaagttatcacagtctcaaacaaacatcacaatatttgtaaatattttttaaaatagtttttttttcattgaaaatattttaaaataatttcatttgagattttttaagatttttaacattaatttatcaaaactataaaatattaatttaatactcgttttcaaattaaaatcactttaaaaaatatctaaaaaaaaaaaaaatatataaaagttgtgACAAACAACCCCATCTTATAACTTATTAGCATATTGACTTGTACTCTGCAGCAGGTCTTGCGGTGAAGAAGTccaaatttttttaggtttggctAGACAATAAGACTCGATgctaagagaaaagaaattcaacccaacccaacttcaaatgaaaaaaactttattataaCTAAACTtttgtattatataaaaaaaaacctcatcaatttatttaatatttaccatattaaaaaaaaacaagagaaaaaaaaatctaaagagaaaaaattaaaattaaaatatttggtcACCCTGCCAAACCCAACAACTTTtggcatataaaataaaaaaagcaacgctataaacaatatttatttaactaaaaaacagaaaatatgaGGCTCTCACAATGctacattataatttataatgcaATGAATTTATATCCACAATACAAGAATGacattttttattccttttaaaatattgtataaCAAGgggaaaaggtgaaaaaaaaacaaaaattttaaaacgcTTGCAAAagcaaatatattcttaaaagcTCAACAGGTACATCTGATTTGGAAAAAATAAGAGGGATATAaggtatgatttttttatttgttttcgcGCAATGAAATACAATGTTTCCAGATATTAGAGGAGGGTCCGGAGCGTTTGTTAACGGTCAAGACTCAAAACACGAGTGTTCTCATTGCGCGTACCCGAGCCCTTCTCATACTGTCAAATAAGACGGCGATGTTCTTTCCACGGCTTATGATGTGGCGTAACCTCATTAGTAGCATCACAAAAGCTACCTGTCCATCTTTATTAATGGGCACACGCACTGTTCCATCATACATGAAATGtacctaaaaaaattcaattttttttattaaaaattagttttttatattttatatgttttgatgagttgatattaaaattaattttttatatattttaaaataaaaaacagttcaAAAAATAAGCACAGCTACACTAATAAGCAGGAGGAATCATGTATTTTTCCATTACGTAGGTTTGCAGTTGGTGGTTTAGTTAGTTAACTTCTTAGTCGGTGGTCTAATCCGCCTTACTTGTCACCCGACCACTGGGCCGACCAAAAAGTACTCAAATGGATtgtctcaaacaaaaaaatcttcgAACAAGCAAAATTACTCTTTCACTTTCCTTGTTTCAAGGTTCGGTTGGATTTTTGGGTGGATAATTATGAGAACCGATCTGGAGATTTCTCTGTCCTATCCAGTTCATGTCATGGTTTGTCCACTTTACTATCTTTAGACGGTGATTGTAGAGTTTTAGTTTGCTGTTGAACGTCGATTTCCGCCGGCTTGGATCCACCTAGATCTTCGCAAACACCACAAATGGCAAGATATTAGTTCTGTGTCTAACCCAAAATAACAGgactattttcttaattttatttttatcaataactTTCTGGGTATTTAGTTGGTGTTATTCTATACaaataattcaaatcaaattaagttGAACCATACTGCATGCGCGCAGTGAAAAGAAATGATTTACTAGAATCCCAGAGACCAAACGCCCGCTTGTTCCCTTCAACTCTGCATGATTTTCAAAGCAGAAGGCAATCCAAAGTTTGTTGTTACAGTGGCTCGGATTGTCAGCTACATTCTTCTGTGAAGCAACATctgattcatttttattttggtgaaCTTTCCAATTAAAGCAATACTGTTAAAAAAacgagttaatttttaaaattttataattttacaagtaaatatatatttaacatgttaaatcgg from Populus alba chromosome 14, ASM523922v2, whole genome shotgun sequence includes:
- the LOC118041872 gene encoding stachyose synthase gives rise to the protein MAPPNPASPPLSIRKHDDSSDKYFDLSTGKFSVKGFPLLSEVPSNVTFAPFFSSIWKPPDAPLALLQRVQALSHKGGFLGFHKEAPSDRLINSLGKFTGREFLSIFRFKTWWSTMWVGNSGSDLQMETQWVLLNVPEIRSYVIIIPVIDGSLRSALHPGTDGHVMICAESGSTKVTASSFDAIAYVHVSENPYRIMNEAYSALRVHLNTFKLLEEKAAPSLIDKFGWCTWDAFYLTVEPAGVWHGVNDFVEGGVSPRFLFIDDGWQSINFDGENPNEDAKNLVLGGTQMTARLHRLDECEKFREYKGGSMLGPHPPSFDPKKPKMLISKAIELEHAEKDRDKAIQSGVTDLSAFESKIQKSKQELDVMFCGDEKSVSTGSSGSCSCKADSYGMRAFTRDLRTKFKGLDDIYVWHALCGAWGGVRPGATHLNSKIIPCKLSGGLDGTMNDLAVVKIIEGGIGLVQPDQAGDFYDSRHSYLASVGITGVKVDGMHTLEYVSEEYGGRVELAKSYYKGLSDSLAGNLKGSGLISSMQQCNDFFFLGTKQMSMGGVGDDFWLQGVHMIHCAYDSMWMGQIIQPDWDMFQSDHLCAKFHAGSRAICGGPVYVSDSVGGHDFELLKKLVYPDGTIPRCQHFALPTRDCLFRNPLFDKKTTLKIWNFNKHGGVIGAFNCQGAGWDPQEKRSKGFVPVKKLGNSIKFAPIGLTNMFNSGGIIQELEYFDSEAETCVKIEVKGGGNFLSYSNASPEKCGFGKLSLNLPWTEAAGGISEVAFLF